From a single Miscanthus floridulus cultivar M001 chromosome 8, ASM1932011v1, whole genome shotgun sequence genomic region:
- the LOC136473811 gene encoding nudix hydrolase 12, mitochondrial-like isoform X1, translating into MSAGGGVACQRAVPMSSDAVAARKGRLKQRYDNEFRLVAGCVPYRVNKKDDEVGNPCSSLGVGDDTSEVEMLMISTPNRTDMVFPKGGWEDDEDVYQAASREAMEEAGVKGIINRAALGHWVFKSKSSQNSTSPRGACKGYIFAMEVTEELETWPEQDTHNRRWVSPAEAYQLCRYDWMREALTALLDRLSVLEPVAAVAAAATPELSDQAGMYMMLQTSSDGAVALC; encoded by the exons ATGTCCGCCGGCGGTGGCGTTGCCTGCCAGCGCGCAGTGCCCATGTCGTCCGACGCGGTGGCCGCCAGGAAGGGCCGGCTGAAGCAGCGCTACGACAACGAGTTCCGCCTCGTCGCAGG GTGCgtgccgtaccgggtgaacaagAAGGACGACGAGGTAGGCAACCCGTGCAGCAGCCTCGGCGTCGGCGATGACACGTCGGAGGTGGAGATGCTCATGATCTCCACGCCTAACCGGACCGACATGGTCTTCCCCAAG GGCGGgtgggaggacgacgaggacgtgTACCAGGCGGCGTCCCGCGAGGCCATGGAGGAGGCCGGCGTCAAGGGCATCATCAAC AGGGCTGCCTTGGGGCACTGGGTGTTCAAGAGCAAGAGCAGCCAGAACAGCACCAGCCCCAGGGGAGCCTGCAAGGGCTACATCTTCGCCATGGAGGTCACCGAGGAGCTGGAGACGTGGCCGGAGCAGGACACACACAACCGCCGATGG GTCTCTCCCGCCGAAGCCTACCAGCTCTGCCGGTACGACTGGATGCGGGAGGCGCTCACCGCGCTGCTGGACAGGCTGTCGGTGCTCGAGCCGGTggccgcggtggcggcggcggccacaccAGAGCTGAGCGACCAAGCTGGCATGTACATGATGCTCCAGACGTCCTCGGACGGCGCGGTGGCGCTGTGCTAG
- the LOC136473811 gene encoding nudix hydrolase 12, mitochondrial-like isoform X2 codes for MSSDAVAARKGRLKQRYDNEFRLVAGCVPYRVNKKDDEVGNPCSSLGVGDDTSEVEMLMISTPNRTDMVFPKGGWEDDEDVYQAASREAMEEAGVKGIINRAALGHWVFKSKSSQNSTSPRGACKGYIFAMEVTEELETWPEQDTHNRRWVSPAEAYQLCRYDWMREALTALLDRLSVLEPVAAVAAAATPELSDQAGMYMMLQTSSDGAVALC; via the exons ATGTCGTCCGACGCGGTGGCCGCCAGGAAGGGCCGGCTGAAGCAGCGCTACGACAACGAGTTCCGCCTCGTCGCAGG GTGCgtgccgtaccgggtgaacaagAAGGACGACGAGGTAGGCAACCCGTGCAGCAGCCTCGGCGTCGGCGATGACACGTCGGAGGTGGAGATGCTCATGATCTCCACGCCTAACCGGACCGACATGGTCTTCCCCAAG GGCGGgtgggaggacgacgaggacgtgTACCAGGCGGCGTCCCGCGAGGCCATGGAGGAGGCCGGCGTCAAGGGCATCATCAAC AGGGCTGCCTTGGGGCACTGGGTGTTCAAGAGCAAGAGCAGCCAGAACAGCACCAGCCCCAGGGGAGCCTGCAAGGGCTACATCTTCGCCATGGAGGTCACCGAGGAGCTGGAGACGTGGCCGGAGCAGGACACACACAACCGCCGATGG GTCTCTCCCGCCGAAGCCTACCAGCTCTGCCGGTACGACTGGATGCGGGAGGCGCTCACCGCGCTGCTGGACAGGCTGTCGGTGCTCGAGCCGGTggccgcggtggcggcggcggccacaccAGAGCTGAGCGACCAAGCTGGCATGTACATGATGCTCCAGACGTCCTCGGACGGCGCGGTGGCGCTGTGCTAG